A genome region from Flavobacterium sp. includes the following:
- a CDS encoding SusD/RagB family nutrient-binding outer membrane lipoprotein, protein MLKKLTYITLFALALTSCSDTLDDINKNPNATETPLAPYLLTGTLKQGADLYWGDANNFNSSLLFVQHWAKIQYTEPDRYDVSNTSFTSLWNTGYATLITDLNTIINFPADQANSNYKGIALTLRSWTFLLLTDAYGSIPYKEAGLKVTPAYNTQKEVYTGLLEDLKQAQSLLNTANGTVTGDLVYKGDIAKWKKLVNSFRLRIALRIADREPALAKQAAIEATSDAAGVLSSNNDTFKFTYTSSPQQNPASAWFETRDDFRISKTLVDKLTELSDPRLPVYAQLPSDATVGKYVGGANGLSNSDANSQGFAKTSKPGTYFLTSASPAVIASYSETLFNLAEAVARGYISGNAEQLYNDAITASFNQFGITNAATISTYLNQTSVKYDASNYAKSIGTQKWIAFYGQGLDAFTEWRRLDYPVLTAGPATVLDGQLPSRFFYPGTEQSLNGVSYQAAIAAQGKDLLTTKLWFDVK, encoded by the coding sequence ATGCTAAAAAAATTGACATATATAACTTTGTTTGCATTGGCACTGACTTCATGCAGTGACACGCTGGACGATATCAATAAAAATCCAAACGCAACCGAAACTCCATTGGCACCTTACCTGTTGACAGGAACCTTAAAACAAGGCGCTGATTTGTACTGGGGAGATGCTAATAACTTTAACTCATCGCTATTGTTTGTTCAGCATTGGGCTAAAATTCAGTATACAGAACCAGACAGATATGACGTATCAAACACTTCTTTCACCTCTTTGTGGAATACCGGATACGCAACTTTGATTACGGATTTGAATACCATCATAAATTTCCCTGCAGATCAGGCCAATTCAAATTATAAAGGAATTGCGCTTACCCTGCGTTCATGGACATTCTTGCTTTTGACAGATGCTTACGGAAGTATTCCGTATAAAGAAGCCGGCTTAAAAGTAACGCCTGCATACAACACTCAAAAAGAAGTATATACAGGATTACTTGAAGATTTAAAACAGGCACAATCTTTATTAAACACAGCAAATGGTACCGTAACGGGAGATTTAGTGTATAAAGGTGATATTGCAAAATGGAAAAAACTGGTAAACTCATTTCGTCTGCGTATCGCATTGAGAATTGCAGACAGAGAACCAGCTTTAGCAAAACAAGCTGCTATTGAGGCAACAAGTGATGCAGCGGGAGTATTGAGCAGTAATAATGATACTTTTAAATTTACGTACACAAGTTCACCGCAGCAAAATCCGGCTTCGGCGTGGTTTGAAACTCGTGATGATTTCCGTATTTCTAAAACATTGGTTGACAAATTAACTGAATTATCTGATCCACGTTTGCCAGTTTATGCTCAATTGCCATCAGATGCAACTGTTGGGAAATATGTAGGAGGAGCAAACGGTTTGTCAAACAGTGATGCCAATAGTCAGGGATTTGCTAAAACATCAAAACCGGGAACTTACTTTTTAACTTCGGCATCGCCTGCGGTAATTGCTTCATATTCTGAAACGTTATTTAATCTTGCAGAAGCCGTAGCTCGTGGTTATATTTCAGGAAACGCAGAACAGCTTTATAATGATGCCATTACTGCCTCTTTCAATCAATTTGGAATTACAAATGCAGCTACGATCTCAACTTACCTGAATCAGACAAGTGTAAAATATGATGCATCGAATTATGCAAAATCAATTGGAACCCAAAAATGGATTGCTTTCTACGGACAAGGTCTTGATGCATTTACAGAATGGAGAAGATTGGATTATCCGGTATTAACGGCTGGTCCTGCAACAGTTTTAGACGGGCAGTTACCTTCTCGTTTCTTCTACCCGGGTACAGAACAATCGTTAAACGGAGTTAGTTACCAAGCTGCAATCGCGGCACAAGGAAAAGATTTGCTTACAACCAAATTATGGTTTGATGTAAAATAA
- a CDS encoding murein L,D-transpeptidase catalytic domain-containing protein produces the protein MRIFFIALLLSLSSFTTYNITDKRAILTELELSRLNEHVSEIKSFTSSSNGYSKKIAFLVDMKIKSGKNRFFVYDLENNQIIDQGLVAHGSGSETGIKGDILQFSNAPNSNCTALGRYSIEKSYKGVFGKAFRLIGLDQTNNNALKRAIVLHCYKEVPDEEKEYYILNSHGCPMVSENFLKRLTKIIESSDSKIMLSVYY, from the coding sequence ATGAGAATATTTTTTATTGCACTGCTTCTTTCTTTAAGTTCGTTTACAACCTACAACATAACGGACAAAAGAGCCATCTTAACAGAACTTGAACTTTCAAGACTTAATGAGCATGTAAGTGAGATTAAATCCTTTACATCATCAAGCAATGGTTACAGCAAGAAAATCGCTTTTCTTGTAGATATGAAAATCAAATCAGGTAAAAACCGTTTCTTTGTATACGATCTTGAAAACAACCAAATTATCGATCAGGGACTTGTTGCACACGGTTCTGGATCAGAGACGGGAATAAAAGGAGATATTCTTCAGTTTAGTAACGCGCCTAACTCTAACTGCACAGCATTAGGACGTTATTCTATCGAGAAATCATATAAAGGAGTTTTCGGAAAAGCATTCAGATTAATTGGATTAGATCAAACCAACAACAATGCTTTAAAAAGAGCGATAGTTTTACACTGTTACAAAGAAGTTCCGGATGAAGAAAAAGAATACTACATCTTAAACAGCCACGGCTGCCCAATGGTGAGTGAAAATTTCTTAAAAAGACTGACAAAAATTATAGAAAGTTCTGATTCTAAAATTATGCTTTCGGTTTATTACTAA
- the ppk1 gene encoding polyphosphate kinase 1, whose translation MQNYLIPSEISWLSFNNCILDEAEDVQNSLFDRIKFLAIHSSNLDEFFRVKINKLLKKNTKKNNDLLAQILKEVNLQQNKFGKIWNHLILPELEENNIIYYENQEIQPEHLNEIEYYFKSIILSYIQVVYITINQPRTYFLNNRSLYFLVKLKDRKGNYNYAYLNIPSDKLERFKALESLENKHYIISIDTIIKRCLSFVFPTEKVISCNAIKLNRDENYLIEDENSGDLIAKIEAKVEERKRGSATRFLYDSNMDSDSVLICKKAFKLHNNEMIKGGSHHNFYDLFKFPNPVKPKLQGISYPGLRHEPFENGKSIFDIIKKENQLLQFPYQSYYYVLQFFNQAAINKNVTEIKITLYRISSQSLIANALISAAKNGKKVTVFVEVKARFDEYNNLFWAKEMKNAGIKIIHSLPNLKVHAKAAMITMKDKYDNKHHFGYLSTGNFNENTASVYSDFGFFTAESKYTNDLKKVFAFLKTKKKGAKPKHILAAGFNMKEKLLELIDTEIKNKKAGKTASIFLKINGLDEKDIIDKLIEASNADVEITIIVRGICTLLPGIKNISENIKMYRLVDMFLEHSRIYKFGNNGKEKIYLSSADMLSRNLNRRIEVAFPIHDEKHIEEINKVIELQLADNTKKRIINSEGFNELEFPDEAPRRAQLEIYNWIAQNNA comes from the coding sequence GTGCAGAACTATCTTATTCCTTCAGAAATATCATGGCTTTCTTTCAATAATTGCATTTTAGATGAAGCCGAAGACGTACAGAATTCCTTATTCGACAGAATAAAATTTTTAGCGATTCATTCTTCCAATTTAGATGAGTTTTTCAGAGTTAAAATAAATAAGCTTCTTAAAAAGAATACCAAGAAAAATAATGACTTATTGGCTCAAATTTTAAAGGAAGTAAACCTGCAGCAAAATAAATTCGGAAAAATCTGGAATCATTTAATTCTGCCAGAATTAGAAGAAAATAATATTATTTATTACGAAAATCAGGAAATACAGCCGGAACATTTAAACGAGATCGAATATTATTTCAAAAGCATCATTCTCTCTTATATTCAGGTAGTTTATATTACAATAAATCAGCCTCGAACTTATTTTTTAAATAACAGAAGTCTGTATTTTTTGGTAAAACTAAAAGACAGAAAAGGAAATTATAATTATGCCTACCTAAATATTCCGTCAGATAAACTGGAGCGTTTTAAAGCTTTGGAAAGTTTAGAGAACAAACATTATATCATTTCAATTGATACCATAATCAAGAGATGTTTATCATTTGTATTCCCAACAGAAAAAGTTATTTCCTGTAATGCCATCAAATTAAACCGAGATGAAAATTACCTGATCGAAGACGAAAATTCCGGAGATTTAATTGCAAAAATTGAAGCAAAAGTAGAAGAACGAAAACGCGGTTCGGCAACAAGATTTCTATATGATTCAAATATGGATTCAGATTCGGTTTTGATATGCAAAAAAGCATTCAAACTGCACAATAATGAAATGATAAAAGGAGGCAGTCACCATAATTTCTACGATTTATTCAAGTTTCCAAATCCTGTAAAACCAAAACTTCAGGGAATATCCTATCCGGGACTTCGACATGAGCCTTTTGAAAACGGGAAATCTATTTTTGATATCATAAAAAAAGAAAATCAGCTGCTGCAATTTCCGTATCAGTCGTATTACTATGTGCTTCAGTTTTTTAATCAGGCCGCCATCAATAAAAATGTTACCGAAATAAAAATTACTTTATACCGTATTTCTTCTCAATCGCTGATTGCAAATGCTTTGATAAGTGCCGCAAAAAACGGAAAAAAAGTTACCGTTTTTGTTGAAGTTAAAGCCCGTTTTGATGAATACAATAATTTATTCTGGGCAAAAGAAATGAAAAACGCCGGCATAAAAATAATTCACAGTCTGCCCAACCTAAAAGTACACGCCAAAGCTGCTATGATTACTATGAAAGACAAATACGATAACAAACATCATTTTGGATATTTGTCTACAGGAAATTTTAATGAAAATACAGCCAGTGTTTATTCAGATTTTGGTTTTTTTACGGCAGAAAGTAAATACACAAATGATTTAAAAAAGGTTTTTGCCTTCTTAAAAACCAAGAAAAAAGGAGCAAAACCCAAGCATATTCTGGCTGCCGGTTTTAATATGAAAGAAAAACTGCTTGAGTTAATCGATACTGAAATAAAAAATAAAAAAGCTGGAAAAACAGCTTCAATATTTTTAAAAATTAACGGCTTAGACGAGAAAGATATAATAGACAAACTTATTGAAGCAAGCAATGCCGATGTTGAAATAACTATAATTGTTCGGGGAATTTGTACTCTTTTGCCGGGAATTAAAAATATATCTGAAAATATAAAAATGTACCGCCTTGTAGACATGTTTTTAGAACATTCAAGAATTTATAAATTTGGAAACAACGGCAAAGAAAAAATCTATTTATCATCTGCTGATATGTTAAGCAGAAATTTAAACAGAAGAATAGAAGTGGCTTTTCCAATTCATGATGAAAAACATATTGAAGAAATAAATAAAGTAATTGAGCTGCAATTAGCAGACAATACAAAAAAGAGAATTATAAATAGTGAAGGATTTAACGAATTAGAATTTCCAGATGAGGCGCCAAGACGCGCGCAGTTGGAAATTTACAATTGGATTGCCCAAAATAACGCATAA
- a CDS encoding outer membrane beta-barrel protein, whose product MKNLIISILLLFIPMFGMAQKTVISGKVQDHNTKEVLPYVTVSILDNALKTVTAGVTDDRGIFSLEGVLNQQMSISFSYVGYQNLVQPLEIKSEKNKIELGTINLINDAVQLKTVEINGQKPNISLKLDKKVFEVGKDVLSQNGSAHDVLNGVPSVAVSPAGGISLRGNSNVLVLINGRQSGLTQNNALDQIAADQIERIEVITNPSSRYDAAGSAGIINIILKKNKKSGFSGQVRLVAGSPNDSRLNPSINFKSNKINIFSNFSIRSSDYEGLYTTNQSTNITSSPNFMDRVQNEDRHDDGKLLYLGADYFINEHETITAAFLKNATHDNDKTDLIYNYRSDSNNAASDSILKRHGKSLEKRDYSQFEFNYTRTFKKAAKKWTIDVQYDWWNSDKKWDLSTQRLSPDPLVYPGIRTRSTGNSKDFLAKSDFVQPLDSVSNLEFGIKTEIRKVSSDYLAEEQQDDDWIIYQNIDNDLDYSETITGAYVQFSDKIKAFNYMLGLRGEFTNISINDLNNTYNDQKNYNKLFPTVNLSYKFDASTLQLNYSKRIRRPSLYAIYPFNEVTDLNAQYIGNPDLNPSYTDAFEMAFLKTWKTFTFNPSVYYQYEKGYIQDYTFRQDDIFLTMPINIDYEIRSGIELSTLYNPMKWLQVNAEMNFYRFKQKGNYMGNNLDYSSDNFTARLSTQIKLPSKFSFQGRYNFRGAKRNAQTTNEALQSIDFGLSKLLLKDKATIVFDVTNAFNLRQNKSITTGTDYVIKDNSIPNAARYRLSFVYRFNLTDSKAIRQANEANRN is encoded by the coding sequence ATGAAAAATCTAATAATCAGTATTTTACTTTTATTTATTCCGATGTTTGGCATGGCTCAAAAAACGGTTATTTCCGGAAAAGTTCAGGATCATAACACCAAAGAAGTATTGCCTTATGTAACGGTATCAATCTTGGATAATGCTTTAAAAACAGTAACTGCGGGTGTGACCGATGATCGGGGTATTTTTTCTCTTGAAGGAGTTTTAAACCAACAAATGAGTATTTCTTTTAGTTATGTAGGCTATCAAAATTTGGTACAGCCATTAGAAATCAAATCTGAAAAAAACAAAATTGAACTGGGAACTATTAATTTAATTAACGACGCTGTGCAATTAAAAACCGTGGAAATAAACGGGCAAAAACCCAATATCAGCCTAAAACTGGATAAAAAAGTTTTTGAAGTGGGCAAAGATGTACTTTCACAAAATGGTTCTGCGCATGATGTCCTGAATGGTGTTCCTTCTGTAGCTGTTAGTCCCGCCGGAGGAATAAGTCTGCGAGGCAACAGTAATGTTTTGGTTTTAATTAACGGCAGACAATCCGGACTTACTCAAAACAATGCTCTTGACCAAATTGCTGCCGACCAGATTGAACGAATCGAAGTTATTACCAATCCGTCTTCACGCTATGATGCTGCAGGTTCGGCAGGTATTATCAATATCATATTGAAAAAAAACAAAAAAAGCGGTTTTAGCGGGCAGGTACGACTGGTTGCAGGTTCGCCAAATGACAGTCGTCTTAATCCGAGCATTAATTTTAAATCAAACAAAATCAATATTTTTTCTAATTTCAGTATCCGTTCAAGCGATTATGAAGGCTTATATACAACCAATCAATCGACTAATATTACTAGTTCTCCTAATTTTATGGACCGTGTTCAGAATGAAGACCGCCACGACGATGGCAAACTTCTTTATCTGGGTGCTGATTATTTTATTAATGAACACGAAACCATAACGGCGGCTTTTTTAAAGAACGCAACTCACGATAATGATAAAACAGATTTAATTTACAATTACAGAAGTGATTCTAACAATGCTGCATCTGACAGTATTTTGAAAAGACACGGAAAATCATTAGAAAAAAGGGATTACAGTCAGTTTGAATTTAATTATACCCGAACATTCAAAAAGGCTGCAAAAAAGTGGACAATCGACGTTCAATATGACTGGTGGAACAGCGATAAAAAATGGGATCTTTCTACACAACGTTTATCTCCAGATCCGTTAGTTTATCCGGGAATCAGGACAAGATCAACAGGAAACAGCAAAGACTTTCTTGCTAAAAGTGATTTTGTACAGCCTTTAGACAGCGTTTCTAATTTAGAATTTGGAATTAAAACCGAAATCAGAAAAGTTTCAAGCGATTATTTGGCAGAAGAACAACAGGATGATGACTGGATTATTTACCAAAACATTGATAATGATTTAGATTATAGCGAAACCATAACCGGCGCTTATGTACAATTTAGTGATAAAATCAAGGCATTCAATTATATGCTAGGACTTAGAGGTGAATTTACAAACATATCGATCAATGATTTGAATAATACTTACAACGACCAGAAAAACTACAATAAACTATTTCCTACTGTGAATTTGAGTTATAAGTTTGATGCTTCGACTTTGCAGTTAAATTACAGTAAACGCATCAGACGTCCTTCTTTATATGCCATATACCCTTTTAATGAGGTTACAGACTTAAATGCACAATATATTGGAAATCCGGACTTAAATCCTTCTTATACAGATGCGTTTGAAATGGCGTTTCTTAAAACCTGGAAAACATTTACTTTTAATCCGTCTGTTTATTATCAGTATGAAAAAGGTTATATTCAGGATTATACCTTTCGTCAGGACGATATATTTCTGACAATGCCTATCAATATTGATTATGAAATTCGAAGCGGAATCGAATTATCAACTTTATACAATCCGATGAAATGGCTGCAGGTTAATGCCGAAATGAATTTTTATCGTTTTAAACAAAAAGGAAATTACATGGGAAATAATCTCGATTATAGCAGCGACAACTTTACCGCACGTTTAAGTACACAAATCAAATTGCCTTCAAAATTTAGTTTTCAGGGGCGTTATAATTTTCGCGGAGCAAAACGCAATGCCCAAACTACTAATGAGGCCTTGCAGTCTATTGATTTTGGGCTCAGTAAACTGCTTCTCAAAGATAAAGCTACAATCGTTTTTGATGTTACCAATGCTTTTAATCTGCGTCAAAACAAAAGCATTACAACCGGAACTGATTATGTTATAAAAGACAACAGTATTCCAAATGCGGCCAGATATCGTTTAAGTTTTGTGTATCGCTTTAATCTAACCGATTCAAAAGCAATCAGACAGGCTAATGAAGCGAATAGAAATTAA
- a CDS encoding histidine kinase, which translates to MFTSCKQYNEYVKSDVIYETDYDHQLYKPSKFPTSIFKYQAEIDIQKLENSSESLGLQVHGFGAFDVYWDSVYVGRNGQMAKQGNREVPGTETTYYQIPKKLSNVGKHVVTLIGTRFYCRDSDREFHLKLKSYLLLHRAPLIVLSFMNLMAGAYLIAAVYYFFLYINSSRKELSVLFFGIICLLFFCLLIMEYVKYYVDIPYNHFYTRLKIIGWMTFVISILVPWYFMLQFQFKRKKLFLFLLFISLLTIYIVFYGQFDRSAAYFTLTARFFSIVIAIDAAVRKTKGGLIVAAGLLAGVAVNYFMFYDFGLFIAFTILVLCMLYLHTIRTKAIEEAHNASLLLSSRLQLELIKKNIQPHFLRNTLTSLIDWIEESPKDGVVFIRALAEEFDIMNDIAEDTLIPIRQEIDLCRRHLEVMSFRKEICYEWKEEGIDENETIPPAVFHTIIENGITHSLSPKQGCIVFCLSFTREKQFKEYTLLTLAQNRQTKKNGRVGTGFKYIKARLTESYGTNWSFDSHSVEKGWETTIKIFDKK; encoded by the coding sequence ATGTTTACCTCGTGTAAGCAGTATAATGAGTATGTTAAATCAGATGTAATCTATGAGACAGATTACGATCATCAGCTGTATAAACCCAGTAAATTTCCAACATCAATATTTAAATATCAGGCAGAAATTGACATACAAAAACTTGAAAATAGTTCAGAATCACTAGGGCTTCAGGTTCATGGTTTTGGTGCTTTTGATGTTTATTGGGATAGCGTTTATGTGGGCAGAAATGGGCAAATGGCAAAACAAGGAAATCGCGAAGTGCCAGGAACAGAAACGACTTATTACCAAATTCCAAAGAAACTTTCAAATGTTGGAAAACACGTTGTTACTTTAATTGGCACACGATTTTACTGTCGGGATTCAGATCGTGAATTTCATTTAAAACTAAAGAGTTATCTCCTGCTTCATAGAGCGCCGCTTATCGTATTATCTTTTATGAATTTAATGGCTGGAGCTTATCTCATTGCTGCAGTTTATTATTTCTTTCTCTACATAAACAGCTCAAGAAAAGAATTATCGGTTTTGTTTTTCGGGATAATCTGCCTGCTTTTCTTCTGTTTATTGATTATGGAATATGTAAAGTATTACGTTGATATTCCGTACAACCATTTTTATACCCGCTTAAAAATTATTGGCTGGATGACTTTTGTTATTTCAATACTGGTACCCTGGTATTTTATGCTTCAGTTTCAATTTAAAAGAAAGAAATTGTTTTTGTTTCTTTTGTTTATCAGTCTATTAACAATTTATATTGTTTTTTATGGACAGTTTGATCGTTCAGCAGCTTATTTTACACTTACAGCACGGTTTTTCTCTATCGTTATTGCTATAGATGCGGCAGTTAGAAAAACAAAAGGCGGACTTATTGTTGCAGCGGGTTTACTGGCGGGTGTCGCCGTAAACTATTTTATGTTTTATGATTTTGGTTTGTTTATTGCCTTTACAATTCTCGTATTATGCATGCTTTATCTGCATACCATACGAACAAAAGCTATAGAAGAAGCACATAATGCATCATTGCTGTTGTCTTCGAGATTACAATTAGAATTGATAAAGAAAAATATTCAGCCGCATTTTCTTCGCAATACTTTAACCTCATTAATAGACTGGATTGAAGAATCTCCAAAAGATGGTGTGGTTTTTATTCGTGCCCTGGCAGAAGAATTTGATATTATGAATGATATTGCAGAAGACACGCTTATTCCTATCAGGCAAGAAATTGATTTGTGCCGAAGACATTTAGAAGTAATGTCTTTTCGTAAAGAAATTTGTTATGAATGGAAAGAAGAAGGAATTGATGAAAATGAAACGATTCCGCCCGCAGTTTTTCATACCATTATTGAAAACGGAATTACACACAGTCTTTCTCCAAAACAAGGCTGTATTGTTTTCTGTTTGAGTTTTACCAGAGAAAAACAATTCAAAGAATATACGTTACTGACTTTAGCGCAAAACCGACAAACAAAAAAGAACGGGCGAGTAGGAACGGGGTTTAAATACATCAAAGCGAGACTAACAGAAAGTTACGGTACAAATTGGTCTTTCGATTCTCATTCTGTAGAAAAGGGATGGGAAACCACGATTAAAATTTTTGATAAAAAATGA
- a CDS encoding LytTR family DNA-binding domain-containing protein: MKILIIEDEARIAKRTERMTRDFFDKDVEILLSDSLENGLITLEKHSIDLLLLDLNLNGEDGFEILQTFVAGPFQTIIISAYTDKAITAFNYGVLDFVPKPFDETRLFQAFTRYTTSGKQSGGDVRFLAVRKAKTFRLVPISEILYIKGAGIYTELHLINNKIELHDKSLEALEKLLPETFERIHKSYILCWEQADKIVVEAGGKYSMQLKNGDLLPIGRSKYKEIKHKFL, translated from the coding sequence ATGAAGATACTCATAATTGAAGATGAAGCCCGTATTGCAAAAAGAACCGAAAGAATGACACGCGATTTTTTTGATAAAGACGTAGAGATTTTACTTTCTGATTCTCTTGAAAACGGATTAATCACTCTTGAAAAACATTCTATTGATCTGCTTTTGTTAGACCTAAACCTAAACGGAGAAGACGGATTCGAAATTCTGCAGACTTTTGTTGCAGGACCTTTTCAAACTATTATAATTTCGGCATATACAGACAAAGCGATTACAGCATTCAATTACGGAGTGCTCGATTTTGTGCCGAAACCTTTTGATGAAACCCGATTATTTCAGGCTTTTACGCGTTATACAACATCAGGAAAACAATCTGGCGGTGATGTTCGCTTTTTGGCAGTAAGAAAAGCGAAAACCTTTCGGCTTGTACCCATAAGTGAAATTTTATACATAAAAGGAGCAGGAATTTATACCGAATTACATCTGATAAATAATAAAATTGAACTACACGATAAATCACTCGAAGCTTTAGAAAAACTCCTTCCGGAAACTTTCGAACGAATACATAAATCCTATATTCTCTGCTGGGAACAAGCCGATAAAATAGTTGTAGAAGCAGGAGGAAAGTACAGTATGCAGTTAAAGAATGGTGATTTACTGCCTATTGGACGTTCTAAGTATAAGGAGATAAAACATAAATTTTTATGA
- a CDS encoding GNAT family N-acetyltransferase, with amino-acid sequence MKIINPIINPDINLSKKSFFSVLPRNKAEVSSVQETETPIEFTIEKARSVHTYWIRQICEVTLSSAIARGTGISKRSPELLETKMNRGEAIIAFASDGRWAGFSFISSWDDGRFVSNSGLIVAPEFRHTGLAKKIKTKIFELSREKYPKAKIFSLTSGLAVMKMNHELGFEPVTFSELPQDELFWESCKSCVNCSILMSKERKNCLCTAMLYDPESQKAISTLKTAPH; translated from the coding sequence ATGAAAATCATAAATCCTATAATTAATCCTGATATAAACCTCAGTAAAAAAAGTTTCTTTTCGGTTTTGCCTCGAAATAAAGCAGAAGTTTCATCTGTACAAGAAACCGAAACGCCAATTGAGTTTACAATAGAAAAAGCCCGATCTGTTCATACGTACTGGATCAGGCAAATTTGCGAAGTAACCTTATCATCAGCCATTGCAAGAGGAACCGGCATCTCTAAACGTTCACCTGAATTGCTTGAAACTAAAATGAATAGAGGAGAAGCCATAATCGCTTTTGCTTCTGACGGAAGATGGGCTGGTTTTTCTTTTATTTCTTCCTGGGATGACGGACGTTTTGTTTCAAATTCGGGGTTAATTGTAGCGCCGGAATTCCGTCATACGGGTCTTGCAAAAAAAATTAAAACCAAAATATTTGAATTGAGTCGTGAAAAATATCCCAAAGCCAAAATATTCAGTTTAACTTCTGGTCTTGCAGTAATGAAAATGAATCATGAACTGGGATTTGAACCCGTTACCTTTTCAGAATTGCCTCAGGATGAATTGTTTTGGGAAAGCTGTAAATCATGTGTAAATTGTTCAATACTAATGAGCAAAGAAAGAAAAAATTGTTTGTGCACTGCCATGCTTTATGATCCTGAATCACAAAAGGCTATTTCCACACTTAAGACAGCTCCTCATTAG
- a CDS encoding polysaccharide deacetylase family protein: MTTRRDFIKMAGLTGAAVMANPVDTFSNSIKKEKMELETQNKWLDGSRLVVSVSMQFEAGGQPQNAESPFPQNMQKGYNDFPAETWYQYGYKEGIPRMLDNWDKHGIKVTSHMVGSAVLQNPQLAKEIVQRGHEAAAHGMNWSSQYAMPYEEEKKFIKAGVDAIKSVTGFTAVGYNANWLRRGENTLKILQELGFTYHIDDLSRDEPFIIQVNKKDFTVVPYTIRCNDIVLIEGKHFSSDQFFNQVKAEFDQLYAESEFKRRQLSISFHDRIGGTPQMVKMTSDLLEYIKKHNGVTFKRKDEIAKMTLEDKTSIRE; this comes from the coding sequence ATGACAACAAGAAGAGATTTTATAAAAATGGCTGGTTTAACAGGCGCTGCGGTGATGGCAAATCCTGTTGATACATTTTCGAATTCGATAAAAAAAGAAAAAATGGAATTAGAAACACAAAATAAATGGTTAGATGGTTCGCGATTAGTGGTTTCGGTTTCTATGCAGTTTGAAGCCGGAGGTCAGCCGCAAAATGCTGAAAGTCCGTTTCCGCAAAACATGCAGAAAGGCTACAATGATTTTCCTGCTGAAACCTGGTATCAATACGGTTATAAAGAAGGAATTCCGAGAATGCTGGATAACTGGGACAAACACGGAATTAAAGTTACTTCGCACATGGTCGGTTCTGCAGTTTTGCAAAATCCGCAGCTGGCAAAAGAAATTGTACAGCGCGGACACGAAGCGGCTGCTCACGGTATGAACTGGAGTTCGCAATACGCTATGCCTTACGAAGAAGAAAAAAAATTCATTAAAGCCGGAGTCGACGCTATAAAAAGTGTTACGGGTTTTACGGCTGTTGGTTATAATGCTAACTGGCTTCGACGTGGTGAAAATACCTTGAAAATCCTTCAGGAATTGGGTTTTACGTATCATATCGACGATTTAAGCCGTGATGAACCTTTTATTATTCAGGTCAATAAAAAAGACTTTACAGTTGTACCTTATACTATTCGCTGTAATGATATTGTTTTGATTGAAGGAAAACACTTTTCTTCAGATCAATTTTTTAATCAGGTAAAAGCTGAATTTGATCAGCTTTATGCCGAAAGTGAATTTAAACGCAGACAACTTTCGATAAGTTTTCATGACCGAATTGGCGGTACTCCGCAAATGGTTAAAATGACATCTGATTTATTAGAATACATTAAAAAACATAATGGCGTGACTTTTAAACGTAAAGATGAAATTGCGAAAATGACTTTAGAAGATAAAACTTCTATTCGTGAATAA